gacaaggcagttTGCtcttacaaagatttacagcccattggagactcagtgttgtgATTGGCCTGATCTgagcccaccacaccaaggcaaaatactaaaggtgtgcagcagagcactggcagggagcagagaagggaagTCCCAAGGCAGtgccaaggatagactttggggccagggcatggctggaggacactcctagaagtcaacaaacagacctgaatgATTTACAGgttttcccttttatttatttattggtcaTTGAGTTTGTTAGTTgtcattgtgttttcttttgtcgctttgtcttgctatgtcttattattttattttgtgcatgttgttatctctgcataagataggctggatgaacagaatagaggagaaaacaatgggtcaGATGGTTCCtgagagacatgggagagaggaaggtgggggaaaggaggcggcattgaccaacccagggacaaaagaacaacaagtgatgcaaaattagtggcaaggagggtgtgagaggcctggtagggattgatcaagggcaatgtaactgagaaatcatggaaacccaaataaaggctgagcatgatagtgggacaagaggaaagtaaaaggaaatagaggacagaactaggaggtaaagggtatttatagaggtctaaatacaggcatttatatatgtaaatatatttatatatgatgatggggaaatagatttacatgcatatatttgtaggtttagtattaaggcagcagatggacattgggctccactcaagtactccctcaatgcaagaacactttgttctattaacctggcattccatgatgcacaccttcctgacacaattgttgaagacaaatgtgtgcataagcaaatgtggtgaagaaagctgatggtgccctgtgatcaaaatatatagcgtctgggatcttaaaggcttgaaggtaaacaagagaccatctagcttagaagcaacaaagcccacatggaagaagcacaccagcctgtgtgaacatgaggaatCTAagtgatgaggtatcaggcatcaaagaataaaaaatcataccattgtaaaAGAGGGGGGCATGCAGAtttgggacccaaggcccatctctaGGTAACAAGACacccccttaccgaagggtcgaggggaggagatgagccagtcagagtgtagtgtagcaatagtgaaacatacaacttccctctaattcttttttttattgttctagtttttaaaaaaaattattttctgcttttcaattgaggtttttctgttttattttttcctaattcttaaatgattcctccccgcaactatcatgatcccaattttaccttacaaatctggctagaccagaggatgtacactgatacagataggaactggaaacacagggaatccaggacagatgatcccttcaggaccagtggtgagagtggcaataccggaggtagagggagagtgaggtggaaagggggatgcacaacagaaaaatgggtgaagggagggagacattggacagtgtaagacatgacaaaataacagtaatttataaattatcaagggttcatgagagagggggaagtagggagggaggggaaaatgaaaaatgaggagctaataccaagggcttaagtagagagcaaatgttttgagaatgatatgggcaacgaatgtacatgtgtttgatacaatgtatgtatgtatagattgtgataagagttgtataagcccccagtaaaatgatttttttaaaagttacagccttgaaaaccttataGAAAAGATCTACTCCgtgctgtatagcactgatgaaagatatagctttcctctagttctttaatgcttcctctgccacccactatcatgaccccaattctactttatcaatccggctagaccagatcatgtacactgatacagataagagcttccaACACAGaaaatccgggacagataaacccctcaggtctaatgaaagtagcaataccaggaggataggggagaagtgggggagacgggggaaccgatcacaatgatctacatataaccccctccctggtggacagacaacagaaaagggggtaagggagacataagtcagtgtaagacatgaaaaaatgataaattatcaagggtttgtaagggagggagggttgggggaagaataaggagctgatacaaagggctcaaatagaaaatgttttgagaatgatgatggcaacaaatgtacaaatgtgcttgacacaatggatggatgtattgtgataagagctgtatgactccccaataaaatgatttttaaaaaatctactctgttactatgaggtggaattgactctCTGGTAGTGGACTTGGGTTTGATTTGTTGTTCACCAAATACATCTTTGCTCATTGATTCCCTGTCTATGTTTATTTTCTATCTTACCCCATCAAATCTTGTTGTTTAAGATGTAGCTTGAGCAGTAGCCTCAACAGTGAACTCAAGCATGTAAGCCATGGAGatggggatcaagtagaaagaaaatatttggaaattttggcaacatatgtacaaatgttcttgatacaattgatgtatggattgttataagagctataaccccccccccaaatatgatttattaaaaaaacaaaacagttaatACATGTCTTAacacttaaaaacaaaatcatggaaaaaaaaaaatcatggagaTGGTGAATATCAGGCACTGTCTTTGCCCTGAGCCAGATCACCCTGAGTCGGAACCAAGGGCAAGCCAACTAACAAAATGCAGCTCAATAGAATCACATCTCTAAACTTTCTTGCTATCTTTAGTCAAATTTTGCTGCTTCTAATTCTCAGGGCACACTGCTTGTGTTTCTTTTCTAGCACTTAGCAGCAGCTGTGCCTTCTAGGGgcggactctctctctctgcctcagagctcctccgttggctgaaagacagactttctactcctgtaagttacagtcccagaaactcacgaggtcctgtcctatagggtcgctatttgttggcattgactcaatgacagtgagtttgcctaACAAGTGGAATGGAAAGGGAGGAGAAATTTTCATTGGTAAATAACATTTAATGAATTAAGGGATGTTTCCCAGATAGTTCTTGGAAGTAGGTCAAAGTCACAGGCACTCGCCTTACTAGAGTGAACTTTCTGGAATGAAAGACTTCAAGAGCTCTTCTACTGACCAGAGTAGACAGGAAGTCAGATCTCTAAACTAACCAACCACATCAGAACTTAATAGAGCGCATTCAGCCATCAACTGCGTGACTTCCGTTCGAGTTATTACCACATATTCAAGGAAATGCAAGGTGAGGCAAGCATCACTTTCTAATCTCTTAAGGTATGCCAAAAAGAGCAAATTAGTCACACATTTTGACTATCTGGGTGACCGGGCTATCTCCATAGATTACAACTGTTCGTTTGGCCAGTAACACGAGTATTCCCTGGCCCCGTCCTGGGGTGTACATCGTTTTCGCCACCGCTAGTCAACCGGCTCCAGGCTTTCCGCACCCCAACCGTCCGAGGCACCCTGTAATCACCTGAGTGGGGCGATTCGGAGCGCGTGCCGGCCGGGCGACTGGTGTCCGGCCGCACCTTCCCGGGTGGCCCCGGAGCTCGCGGGAGCGCGGAGCGCGCAGAAGGTGGGCAAGAGGGGCGCGCGGCGCCCGGAGAGAGCGCGGACCGCCGAGCGCGGCGACGCCTGGCGGGTGCTCGAGGGCGACGCTCGCCGCGCAGCCCCAGAAGCCCAGCCCCCTCCTGGGGCGACGGGGAGCGGGGGGCGGGGCCCTGGGCGGGGCGCGCGGCGCGCCGGCGCGTGGAGACGGCGGGCGGCGGCGGGTCGCGGGCGCGAGCGCAAGCGCGCGAGGTGGGGAGGTAGAGGGGCGCGCGGGGCGCGGGAGCGCGGCGGAGGACGAGCACGCGGAGCGGGGGCGCGCGGCGGCCGCTGTGGCCCGTGGCTCCGTCACCCGGCGGAGCCCAGCTGGCGGAGCCCGGCGTCTCGGAGTGCTGCGGCAGCCCGGGAGCCCGGGCAGAGTTCGGGACTGCGCCGGGGGCTGTCCCGCCCTTCCGCTAACGGGGCTCCAGTCAGCTGGCGGCGCGGGGCCCGTTGTCATGTCGCTGAGGCAGCGCCTGGCGGGGCTGGCAAGCCGTCTGCAGGAGCCGCAGAAAGTGGCCCGTTTCCAGCAGCTGTGCGGCGTGGAAGCGCTGCccagcgccgccgccgccgccgccactgccGACCCGAAGGACGGTGACCAAGAGGCGGAGGCACCGCTGCCCGGAGATGCCCGGCGGCGAGGGCGGCCGCTGGGGGCGTGCGGAGGCCCCCAGCCGCCCGGGGGCGACCTCAATCAGTGTCAGGCcaagcgcggcggcggcggcgcccccAACGGCGTGCGGAACGGGCTGGCGGCGGAGCTGGGCCCGGTTCTGCCGAGACGCGGGGCGGCTCTGCGTCGCAACTCGCTGACCGGCGAGGAGGGCCGGCTGGCCCGAGTGAGCAACTGGCCCCTGTACTACCTTTTCTCCTTCGGCACGGAGCTGGGCAAcgaactcttttacatcactttcTTCCCCTTCTGGTTCTGGAACCTGGACCCCCTGGTGGGCCGGAGACTCGTGCTCATCTGGGTGCTGGTCATGTACCTGGGCCAATGCACCAAGGACATCATCCGTTGGCCGCGGCCGGCCTCGCCGCCCGTGGTCAAGTTGGAGATCTTCTACAACTCCGAGTACAGCATGCCCTCCACCCACGCCATGGCCGGCACCGCCATCCCCGTGTCCATGTTCCTTCTCACCTACGGCCGCTGGCAGGTAAGGCGCCCTGCGCTCGCCCGGAGCTGAAGACCGCCGGGGCGGTGGGTGCCCCCTTGCTGGCACAGTTTGTTCCGTGGCGGGGCTACTGCTACGCCTCTCTTCCCACGGCTGTGCATAGTTTAGCCTACAGGCCCTTTGTAGGTTAAacagacaccccccccaccccccgccgaaACATCAGTGGTCAGGGGGAACCTGCAAACGTGGCCGTCACAGTACGTGCGCACAGCAGTCAGTGCTCTCCTCGAAGCCAAAGGAAGCAGTTTCTTCTCACTGTGCCTCGCTTGGGTTTCCCAGGTCTTTTCATCCTGGTGATGCACACGCAGGGGGAGTGATGTTTCCAAGAAGACACCGTCTTCCTCCGTATGGTGGTCTCCGtcctccccccccatcccccccgtGGATTCTCTATCAGATTTAGGGCATTTCCTTCGCTGTAAGACGGTGGAGCCAAACCAGCCTGCTCGGTCCAGGGAACGAGGTCAtgaattttacacacaaacccgcCCTCGATGGACGTTCCTGGAGCACTGCCAGCCGGTGCATTCTCGGTGACCGCCTCCTCAGTGTGTGGTTCATTTGCTGACTGGGCGTTTGTTTATCTTGTAGATCACCGCTCTCCATAGTGCAAGTTGTTGAGCTACTGTCGCGT
This genomic stretch from Tenrec ecaudatus isolate mTenEca1 chromosome 14, mTenEca1.hap1, whole genome shotgun sequence harbors:
- the SGPP1 gene encoding sphingosine-1-phosphate phosphatase 1; protein product: MSLRQRLAGLASRLQEPQKVARFQQLCGVEALPSAAAAAATADPKDGDQEAEAPLPGDARRRGRPLGACGGPQPPGGDLNQCQAKRGGGGAPNGVRNGLAAELGPVLPRRGAALRRNSLTGEEGRLARVSNWPLYYLFSFGTELGNELFYITFFPFWFWNLDPLVGRRLVLIWVLVMYLGQCTKDIIRWPRPASPPVVKLEIFYNSEYSMPSTHAMAGTAIPVSMFLLTYGRWQYPLTYGLILVPCWCSVVSLSRIYMGMHSILDIIAGFLYSILILMIFYPFVDLIDNFNQTHKYAPFVIISLYLVLGIFSFTLDTWSTSRGDTAEILGSGAGIACGSHVVYNMGLVLEPSLDTLPLIIPPVTVTLCAKAILRILLGMALVLVVRNVMKKITIPLACKISNIPCDDIRKARQHMEVELPYRYLTYGTVGFSITCLIPYLFSWISLN